In Methanobacterium spitsbergense, the following proteins share a genomic window:
- the argC gene encoding N-acetyl-gamma-glutamyl-phosphate reductase, which produces MIKVGIIGASGYTGGELLRFLKNHPEIDIVAATSRQFKGESIHKVHPHLRDFEMKFEDIKPDEIDADLVFTATPHGASMKIVPELVKNGMKVIDLSGDYRFDNIGTYEKWYGYKHSHPLNAVYGLPEINRELIKDADLVANPGCYPTGAILACLPIVSENIVDTIVIDSKSGVSGAGVKPSESSHYPNCSDSISPYAVTTHRHGPEIMEKLSKFGSARVSFTPHLVPVIRGIMTTVHSFITEDVSPEYVRELYSEFYAEEPFVRVLDQGEVPRLSSVRGSNFCHIGCFDIDDNGRLVVASSIDNLVKGASGQAVHNMNLMFGFKETESIDMVGLHP; this is translated from the coding sequence ATGATCAAAGTAGGCATAATAGGTGCAAGCGGTTACACAGGTGGAGAACTTCTAAGATTTCTTAAAAATCATCCTGAAATAGATATTGTAGCTGCCACAAGCAGACAGTTTAAAGGAGAGTCCATACACAAGGTGCACCCCCACTTAAGGGACTTTGAAATGAAATTTGAAGATATTAAACCCGATGAAATCGATGCAGATCTGGTTTTCACCGCAACACCACACGGAGCTTCAATGAAAATAGTTCCTGAACTTGTTAAAAATGGTATGAAAGTTATAGATCTTAGTGGAGATTACAGGTTTGATAATATAGGAACATATGAAAAATGGTATGGATATAAACACAGCCATCCCCTTAATGCAGTTTATGGTCTACCTGAAATTAATCGTGAACTTATAAAAGATGCAGATCTTGTTGCAAATCCAGGATGTTACCCTACAGGAGCCATACTGGCCTGTTTGCCAATTGTGTCAGAAAATATTGTTGATACAATTGTTATAGATTCTAAATCTGGTGTGAGTGGTGCAGGTGTTAAGCCTAGCGAATCATCACATTACCCCAACTGCAGCGATAGTATTTCTCCCTACGCTGTAACAACACATCGTCATGGTCCAGAAATAATGGAAAAACTTAGTAAATTTGGAAGTGCAAGAGTGTCTTTCACACCACACCTTGTACCAGTAATCAGAGGCATAATGACAACAGTACACAGCTTCATAACAGAAGATGTGAGTCCAGAATATGTAAGGGAACTCTACAGTGAATTCTACGCTGAAGAGCCATTTGTAAGGGTCCTTGATCAGGGCGAAGTTCCAAGATTGAGTTCTGTACGCGGTTCCAATTTCTGCCATATAGGATGTTTTGATATTGATGATAATGGTAGGTTGGTTGTTGCATCTTCTATTGACAATCTTGTTAAGGGTGCATCAGGACAGGCAGTTCATAACATGAATCTGATGTTTGGATTTAAAGAAACAGAATCAATTGACATGGTTGGTCTTCATCCATAA
- the argB gene encoding acetylglutamate kinase: METVNILIEALPYIKKFHKKKIMIKYGGHAMIDSEAMSSTARDTVLLKYVGMKPMVVHGGGPEISRSMNKLGKEPKFIGGLRITDQETMDIVKMVLVGKINTDIVSQVCLHGGKGVGISGKDNHLIKARKRAPQIIVDNTTGEEKTIDLGLVGEIENVNPEIVEMLTSNEYIPIISPIGVDDSSNTLNLNADTVAGDIAAEVDAEKLIILTDVPGILEDPKDPETLIKKVNIDEIKELIDKGIVTDGMIPKVETCINAIDNGVKSTHIIDGRIKHSVLLEIFTKKGIGTMITR, encoded by the coding sequence ATGGAAACTGTCAACATTTTAATTGAAGCTTTACCCTATATAAAGAAATTTCACAAGAAGAAAATTATGATAAAGTATGGTGGACATGCTATGATAGATTCTGAAGCAATGAGTTCCACTGCACGTGATACTGTGTTATTGAAGTATGTTGGTATGAAACCAATGGTTGTTCATGGAGGAGGTCCCGAAATCTCAAGGTCCATGAATAAACTGGGTAAAGAGCCTAAATTCATTGGAGGACTCAGGATAACCGATCAAGAAACAATGGATATTGTTAAAATGGTTCTTGTTGGAAAAATAAATACAGATATTGTATCCCAAGTTTGTTTACACGGTGGTAAAGGTGTTGGAATTTCAGGTAAAGACAATCATCTCATCAAAGCCCGGAAAAGAGCACCACAAATAATTGTTGATAATACAACAGGCGAAGAAAAAACAATTGATCTGGGGCTTGTAGGGGAAATAGAAAATGTTAACCCTGAGATAGTTGAAATGCTAACCAGCAACGAGTACATACCAATAATATCTCCAATAGGTGTTGACGACAGCTCAAATACTTTAAACTTGAATGCAGATACTGTTGCAGGAGATATTGCAGCAGAAGTAGACGCTGAAAAACTCATAATCCTAACAGATGTGCCTGGAATACTTGAAGATCCTAAGGATCCTGAAACTCTCATTAAAAAAGTGAATATAGACGAAATAAAAGAGTTAATTGACAAAGGAATTGTAACCGATGGAATGATTCCTAAAGTTGAAACCTGTATAAATGCTATTGACAACGGGGTTAAATCAACCCATATTATAGATGGAAGAATCAAACACTCTGTACTTCTTGAAATATTCACAAAAAAAGGTATAGGAACAATGATCACACGTTAA
- a CDS encoding RNA-guided endonuclease TnpB family protein — MKYRMYPTKNQEEIVNKHFGACRYVYNWGLEYKIRTYNETGKSISRFALNKEITLLKQSEIWLKEINSQSLQGTTLNLDNAFTMFYREKKGFPHFKSKKNRVQSFNVPQNYKVDFNNNEIYLPKIGWVKTKLHRQFKGKTQTATITMTNTGKYYISILIDDKYLKR; from the coding sequence ATTAAATATCGAATGTATCCGACTAAAAACCAAGAAGAAATTGTTAACAAACATTTTGGAGCATGTCGATACGTGTATAATTGGGGATTAGAATATAAAATCCGAACATATAATGAAACAGGTAAATCAATATCCCGTTTCGCGCTTAACAAAGAAATAACATTACTCAAACAAAGTGAAATATGGCTCAAAGAAATTAACAGTCAATCATTACAAGGAACTACACTCAACCTTGATAATGCATTCACAATGTTTTATAGAGAGAAAAAAGGATTCCCACATTTTAAATCAAAGAAAAATAGAGTACAATCATTCAATGTACCACAAAATTATAAAGTTGATTTCAATAACAATGAAATATACCTTCCTAAAATAGGATGGGTAAAAACAAAATTACATAGACAATTCAAAGGTAAAACGCAAACAGCAACAATCACCATGACAAATACTGGTAAATATTATATCAGTATTCTAATTGATGATAAATACCTGAAAAGGTAA
- a CDS encoding DUF4012 domain-containing protein, which yields MRRIVKILLIIILILLAAVAAFVIYQYEQPASSNIMKGDHNILLLTADPTEKRPGIGAVDMAFAIHVTNGSVTNMTPIYPGGMQHPTAMEPAAANAGNIHLLLHDSLWDADTQKDSVLAQQIVEYNTGIKTDAVVIVTPDAVQAILNSVGPINVPGYTGNGTNAAVEFIRNMTEEKNSTMDRGPAVELLMKPVLNGVKDPTKAPALFQTVLDQYSKGNIVVIPSSLMTQFAISKGLKML from the coding sequence ATGAGAAGAATAGTAAAAATATTATTAATAATTATATTGATATTACTAGCTGCAGTGGCTGCTTTTGTAATATATCAATATGAACAACCCGCATCTTCCAATATAATGAAGGGAGATCATAACATCTTATTATTGACAGCGGATCCAACTGAGAAAAGACCAGGGATAGGGGCTGTTGATATGGCATTTGCAATCCATGTAACAAATGGAAGTGTGACCAATATGACACCTATATACCCTGGAGGTATGCAACACCCAACAGCAATGGAACCTGCTGCCGCAAATGCAGGTAATATTCATTTACTTCTACACGATTCACTGTGGGATGCAGACACACAGAAAGATTCTGTGTTAGCACAACAAATTGTAGAGTATAATACAGGAATAAAAACCGATGCAGTGGTAATTGTAACACCCGACGCTGTTCAAGCCATACTAAATTCTGTTGGGCCAATAAACGTGCCTGGTTACACTGGTAATGGAACCAACGCTGCTGTTGAGTTCATAAGGAATATGACAGAAGAGAAAAACAGTACCATGGATAGAGGTCCTGCAGTAGAACTCCTAATGAAACCTGTACTTAATGGAGTAAAGGATCCTACTAAAGCACCAGCATTGTTCCAGACAGTATTAGACCAGTACTCTAAAGGAAATATTGTTGTCATACCAAGCAGTTTAATGACACAATTTGCAATATCTAAAGGTTTAAAAATGTTATAA
- a CDS encoding preprotein translocase subunit SecD, with translation MNFKEFIKDWRVILLIVLVVGSIGAISTYGISQGLDLRGGSTIQIHLAEPVDASTMSTVTAVLDKRLNAFGVTDVTVRASGNQDVIVQIAGVKPEDVANIVGTPGKFEAKIDNQTVLVGSDITTVKPYTVTGNNWEVPFTVSSAGANKFAQIAQGKAGTPVDMYLDGNLISSPAVGADLANGVPSTDVQVSGTNQTKTAAEQEAKSLQVVLQSGALPVSVSIVGVNAVSAELGSQFKNGALIAGILALLVIAVIVFIRYRTPVLVIPIIITSLAELVLILGVASVIHWTIDLPAIAGILAAIGTGVDDQIIITDEVLKKGVATKRTATALKFKINNAFFIIFASAATLIAAMLPLAYVGITRGVTGIGVLSGFAFTTIIGILIGIFLTRPVYAKFIELLLGKDRKEEKATVRDTRTSKPSKKGKKKKGKKGRKKT, from the coding sequence ATGAACTTCAAAGAATTTATCAAAGATTGGAGGGTTATCCTTCTAATTGTTCTTGTTGTTGGAAGTATTGGAGCAATATCCACCTATGGAATTTCACAGGGCCTTGATCTAAGGGGAGGATCTACAATTCAGATTCACCTTGCCGAACCAGTTGATGCATCCACCATGAGTACTGTTACAGCTGTACTTGATAAGCGTTTGAATGCATTCGGTGTAACGGATGTTACTGTACGTGCAAGTGGAAATCAGGACGTTATTGTTCAAATAGCAGGAGTAAAACCGGAAGATGTTGCAAATATTGTTGGAACTCCTGGTAAATTTGAAGCTAAAATAGATAATCAAACAGTACTGGTAGGGTCTGACATTACAACTGTTAAACCATATACAGTAACTGGAAATAATTGGGAAGTACCATTTACTGTAAGCAGTGCAGGAGCAAATAAATTTGCCCAAATTGCCCAAGGAAAAGCAGGAACACCTGTTGACATGTATCTGGATGGTAATTTGATTTCATCCCCTGCTGTGGGAGCTGACCTGGCTAACGGTGTTCCATCAACAGATGTACAGGTAAGTGGAACAAATCAAACAAAAACTGCTGCTGAGCAGGAAGCAAAATCACTTCAGGTTGTTCTACAATCAGGTGCACTTCCCGTAAGTGTTTCAATTGTTGGAGTCAATGCTGTATCTGCAGAACTTGGAAGCCAATTTAAAAATGGTGCACTCATTGCTGGTATTCTGGCGCTCCTAGTTATTGCTGTGATTGTCTTTATAAGGTATCGAACCCCTGTATTAGTAATTCCGATTATTATCACCAGTTTAGCCGAGCTTGTACTCATTCTTGGTGTTGCTTCGGTGATACATTGGACAATTGATCTACCGGCAATAGCGGGTATTCTGGCGGCCATAGGAACTGGTGTTGACGATCAGATAATAATAACCGATGAAGTATTGAAGAAAGGTGTTGCAACTAAAAGAACAGCAACAGCACTTAAATTCAAAATTAACAATGCATTCTTCATTATATTTGCTTCAGCAGCTACTTTAATAGCAGCTATGTTACCTTTAGCATATGTTGGAATAACAAGGGGAGTCACTGGAATAGGTGTTCTATCAGGTTTTGCATTTACAACCATTATAGGTATTTTGATAGGAATCTTCTTAACAAGACCTGTATATGCTAAGTTCATAGAACTACTACTTGGAAAGGATAGAAAAGAAGAAAAAGCAACTGTTCGAGATACAAGAACAAGTAAACCTTCCAAGAAAGGGAAAAAGAAAAAAGGTAAAAAGGGTAGAAAAAAAACCTGA
- the pyrI gene encoding aspartate carbamoyltransferase regulatory subunit, whose protein sequence is MKAPRELKVKPIRNGTVIDHITANKALNVLKILGLPSKEAAVTIAMNVKSSEMGTKDIVKVEGRELESREVDKIALIAPKATINIVREYEIIEKGKVTLLNHVNGILICPNPNCITNTNEPVKSKFNIIDTGPLMLRCYYCERIMNNQDIEEQFK, encoded by the coding sequence ATGAAAGCTCCTAGGGAACTGAAGGTTAAACCAATCAGAAACGGAACAGTTATAGATCATATAACTGCAAATAAAGCTTTAAATGTCCTTAAAATATTAGGATTACCCAGTAAAGAAGCTGCTGTTACAATTGCAATGAATGTAAAGTCTTCGGAGATGGGTACCAAGGATATTGTAAAGGTAGAAGGAAGAGAACTTGAATCGCGTGAAGTGGATAAAATTGCCTTAATTGCACCCAAAGCCACCATAAACATTGTCCGAGAATATGAAATTATTGAAAAGGGTAAGGTCACACTTTTAAATCATGTTAATGGAATTCTTATATGCCCCAACCCCAACTGCATAACCAACACAAATGAACCAGTTAAAAGCAAATTCAATATAATTGACACAGGACCTCTAATGCTAAGATGCTATTACTGTGAACGTATCATGAACAACCAAGATATAGAAGAACAATTTAAATAA
- the argJ gene encoding bifunctional ornithine acetyltransferase/N-acetylglutamate synthase: MKTIEGGICAVEGVLASGSCENEYGVAVIVCEDSNASAVFTSNKVVAAPVIITKEAIENGKLSAIVANSGNANCFTGEKGMDNGRSMASKVGKKLDFKVNDVAVSSTGVIGRELPMNIINCLIDNALEGLENSPKASTNAAEAIMTTDTFSKEFSVETKLKNGEKVRIGGITKGSGMIAPNMGTMLAFITTDIDATSQELEKALKKAVDATFNMVVVDGDESTNDTVVIMANGRSKANIDENFQEALEYVCSQLTRMLAKDGEGATKFMEVEVNEASTTKDARNAAKAVVSSSLVKTALFGADPNWGRIVAAVGYSGVEMDERIISVSLASNQNNVKIVDQGVVNAFEGTKELEDAENIMKEKDIRIIIDLGLGNSTATAFGCDLSYDYVRINAEYTT; encoded by the coding sequence ATGAAAACTATAGAAGGCGGGATTTGTGCAGTTGAAGGAGTACTTGCATCAGGTTCATGTGAAAATGAGTACGGTGTTGCAGTTATTGTTTGTGAAGACAGCAACGCTTCTGCAGTTTTTACCTCAAATAAAGTTGTTGCAGCTCCAGTTATAATAACAAAGGAAGCCATTGAAAATGGTAAATTATCGGCAATTGTTGCAAACAGCGGAAATGCCAACTGCTTCACAGGAGAAAAAGGCATGGATAATGGAAGATCCATGGCTTCTAAAGTTGGCAAAAAGTTGGATTTTAAAGTCAATGATGTTGCTGTTTCATCAACTGGAGTTATTGGAAGAGAACTTCCAATGAATATAATTAACTGTCTTATTGATAATGCATTAGAAGGACTTGAAAATTCGCCCAAAGCTTCAACTAATGCCGCTGAAGCTATAATGACCACAGATACCTTTTCAAAGGAATTTTCAGTTGAAACTAAACTTAAAAATGGTGAAAAAGTTAGAATTGGCGGTATAACTAAAGGATCAGGTATGATTGCACCTAATATGGGAACAATGCTTGCATTCATAACAACTGATATTGATGCAACATCACAGGAACTTGAAAAGGCATTAAAAAAAGCTGTTGATGCAACTTTTAACATGGTTGTAGTTGATGGTGATGAAAGTACTAATGATACAGTTGTGATAATGGCCAATGGAAGATCAAAGGCCAATATTGATGAGAACTTCCAAGAAGCACTTGAATATGTTTGTTCACAACTAACAAGGATGCTTGCAAAGGATGGTGAAGGTGCAACCAAATTCATGGAAGTTGAAGTAAATGAAGCATCCACAACTAAAGATGCAAGAAATGCTGCAAAAGCAGTTGTATCATCTTCACTGGTAAAAACAGCGCTTTTTGGAGCGGATCCAAATTGGGGAAGAATTGTTGCAGCTGTAGGTTATTCTGGTGTTGAAATGGATGAAAGGATTATCAGTGTATCACTAGCATCCAATCAAAATAATGTTAAGATTGTTGACCAAGGAGTAGTAAATGCATTTGAAGGAACCAAAGAACTTGAAGATGCAGAAAATATTATGAAAGAAAAGGATATAAGAATAATAATCGATCTGGGGCTTGGAAATAGTACAGCAACTGCATTTGGTTGTGATCTAAGCTACGATTATGTACGAATAAATGCAGAGTACACAACCTAA
- a CDS encoding RNA-guided endonuclease InsQ/TnpB family protein, whose translation MPEKVKFNQKTTVGLDMGLTHFLITSKGVKVNNSRPLKQQLKRLKREQRKLSRKKRGSNNRNKQRLKISKIHERIMNIREDFQHKLSKFIVCENQAIAIEKLNI comes from the coding sequence ATACCTGAAAAGGTAAAATTCAATCAGAAAACCACCGTAGGATTAGATATGGGTTTAACCCATTTTTTAATTACAAGTAAAGGTGTTAAGGTTAATAATTCACGACCACTTAAACAACAGCTGAAACGACTTAAACGTGAACAACGGAAGTTATCACGTAAAAAACGAGGCAGTAATAATCGTAATAAACAACGTTTAAAGATTAGTAAGATTCATGAACGAATTATGAATATTCGTGAAGATTTCCAGCATAAACTTAGTAAATTTATTGTATGTGAGAACCAAGCAATAGCAATAGAGAAACTGAATATTTAA
- a CDS encoding zinc ribbon domain-containing protein, whose product MFKTEWYGKTLIQIGQFEPSTKICNHCGYPNSNLKLHHREWICPDCGSIHDRDVNAAVNIRDFALDKQNLSSTVGTTGFKASLRKPQKWIQ is encoded by the coding sequence ATATTTAAAACTGAATGGTATGGTAAAACATTAATCCAAATAGGACAATTTGAACCATCAACTAAAATATGCAACCATTGCGGATACCCTAACAGTAATTTAAAATTACATCATCGTGAATGGATTTGCCCTGATTGTGGGAGTATTCATGATCGTGATGTTAATGCAGCAGTTAATATACGTGATTTTGCACTGGATAAACAAAATCTCTCCAGTACCGTAGGAACTACGGGATTTAAAGCTTCTTTGAGAAAACCACAAAAGTGGATTCAATGA
- a CDS encoding secondary thiamine-phosphate synthase enzyme YjbQ: protein MLKDVFELKTHNRMELINITTEVNFIIEKSSIKTGLVNIYSKHSTSGIVVNEDEPGLLKDFQKALETLVPSNQNYKHDIIDNNADSHIRSFLIGNSETIPLNNGKLDLGTWQSIFFVELDGPRTRKVTVTIV, encoded by the coding sequence ATGTTAAAGGATGTATTTGAATTAAAGACCCATAATAGAATGGAACTTATAAATATTACAACTGAAGTTAATTTTATTATAGAAAAAAGCAGTATTAAAACGGGTTTAGTAAACATCTACAGTAAACATTCAACTTCTGGAATTGTTGTCAATGAAGATGAACCAGGACTCTTGAAAGATTTCCAAAAAGCCCTTGAAACTTTAGTACCTTCAAATCAGAATTACAAACATGATATAATAGATAACAATGCAGATTCACATATAAGATCATTTCTAATTGGTAACAGTGAAACAATCCCTTTGAACAATGGAAAACTAGATCTTGGAACCTGGCAGAGTATATTTTTTGTTGAACTAGATGGGCCAAGAACAAGAAAGGTTACTGTCACCATCGTTTGA
- the pheT gene encoding phenylalanine--tRNA ligase subunit beta, with product MPVINFSYEYFNQVLGQKITKEELIDMLPMIGSDIEHYDDEMIKVEFFPNRPDYYSVEGIVRTVKGFLGIEEGLPEYSMSKSGYKMMVDPELINIRPYTSCCIVEGISIDENSLKGLMDFQEDLHWVLGRDRKKVAIGIHNLDVVKPPFTYKAAKPDEYSFIALETTEKKNLNDILEHHKKGKKYAHLLDKFDKYPLIIDSDNNILSMPPIINGELTKLSEDTKNVLIDVTGTDERAVNFALNIIACSFAESGGNIKTMDIVYKDRTVETPNLTPKKMYVDLGNAQKILGVELTAPDVVDMLKRVRLGAESEADDKIAVTIPAYRIDILHEVDIIENIAIGYCIRKIQPELPEIATIAYPDTGKIFENRVRDIMIGMGFYEVMSLMLTSEDQHYTNMRLPEDEHVIVAQPISQDRTMIRKNLINGLMEFLEDNTHEELPQRIFEVGDVAYLDTNSETGTRIIKKLACLVTHSNANFTEIKSITDSFISNIGLKMKIESIDHPSFIKGRCAAIIGEYEDVDGNINVKKGSVEGFFGEIDPEVITNFDLEYPVIAFEVEFKG from the coding sequence ATGCCAGTTATAAACTTCAGCTACGAATATTTTAACCAGGTTTTAGGTCAAAAAATTACAAAGGAAGAATTAATTGATATGCTTCCAATGATTGGGAGCGATATTGAGCATTATGATGATGAAATGATAAAGGTAGAGTTTTTCCCAAACAGACCAGATTATTACAGTGTCGAAGGAATTGTTCGAACAGTCAAGGGATTTTTAGGAATAGAAGAAGGACTACCAGAATATTCTATGTCAAAATCGGGTTATAAGATGATGGTTGATCCTGAACTCATTAATATTAGACCATACACCTCTTGCTGTATAGTTGAAGGAATTTCAATAGATGAAAACAGTCTTAAGGGGCTCATGGATTTTCAGGAAGATCTTCACTGGGTTTTAGGTCGTGACAGAAAAAAGGTTGCAATTGGAATCCACAATTTGGATGTTGTTAAACCACCATTTACATATAAAGCAGCTAAACCCGATGAATATTCCTTTATTGCACTCGAAACAACTGAAAAAAAGAATCTAAATGATATTTTAGAACATCATAAGAAAGGGAAAAAATATGCTCATCTACTGGATAAATTCGATAAATATCCATTAATAATAGATTCAGATAATAATATACTTTCAATGCCGCCAATAATTAATGGAGAACTTACAAAATTAAGTGAAGATACTAAAAATGTTTTAATTGATGTAACTGGTACTGATGAAAGGGCTGTGAACTTTGCACTTAATATAATTGCTTGTTCCTTTGCTGAATCTGGAGGTAACATAAAAACAATGGATATTGTCTACAAAGACAGAACAGTAGAAACTCCTAACTTAACCCCTAAAAAGATGTATGTAGACCTTGGAAATGCTCAAAAAATCCTGGGAGTTGAACTTACAGCACCAGATGTAGTTGATATGCTTAAACGTGTGAGATTAGGAGCAGAATCAGAAGCAGATGATAAAATAGCTGTTACTATACCTGCCTATAGAATTGATATTTTACACGAAGTTGATATAATTGAGAATATTGCAATAGGTTACTGTATCCGTAAGATCCAACCCGAACTTCCTGAAATTGCAACTATTGCATATCCTGATACTGGTAAAATCTTCGAAAACAGGGTTAGGGACATAATGATAGGTATGGGTTTTTATGAAGTTATGAGTCTGATGCTTACAAGCGAAGATCAACACTACACAAACATGAGGTTACCAGAGGATGAACATGTAATCGTTGCACAGCCAATATCTCAAGATCGTACAATGATAAGAAAAAATCTTATTAATGGTTTGATGGAATTTTTAGAAGACAACACACATGAAGAACTTCCACAGAGAATATTTGAAGTGGGAGATGTGGCTTACCTTGATACAAACTCAGAAACAGGTACTAGGATCATTAAAAAACTTGCCTGTCTAGTTACACATTCAAATGCCAACTTCACAGAAATAAAATCAATAACCGATTCTTTTATATCAAATATTGGATTGAAAATGAAGATTGAATCAATAGATCACCCATCATTTATAAAAGGGCGATGTGCAGCTATTATAGGAGAATATGAAGACGTAGATGGGAATATTAATGTGAAAAAAGGATCTGTTGAGGGATTTTTCGGTGAAATTGACCCAGAAGTTATAACCAACTTTGATCTTGAATATCCTGTTATTGCCTTTGAAGTTGAATTTAAAGGTTAA
- a CDS encoding protein translocase subunit SecF, whose amino-acid sequence MSMTDKILDSYKPLIIIPVIITLIALALFATNGLQQGIDLKGGSVAVLQLQQPVTTDQMTNIVQNATGVQGITVTSSSANQMTLEIPGQAADVVTLSNAIAGTATIQSFESVGPLLSSKALSQVYFALAFAFLFMSITVFIIFRNLVPSLAVIAAALCDIIIAVGGMSLFGIPLSVATVGALLMLIGYSVDTDILLTTRVLKRREGSINERALDAMKTGFTMAAAAIGSMVALYLSVRFLMPYAQILEQIAAVLIIGLIADVLATWLMNLGILRWYMEGRR is encoded by the coding sequence ATGTCAATGACAGACAAAATATTAGACTCTTATAAGCCTTTAATTATAATCCCTGTGATTATAACTCTTATTGCGCTTGCACTTTTTGCAACAAATGGGTTACAACAGGGAATAGATCTGAAAGGAGGATCTGTAGCAGTTTTACAGCTACAGCAACCTGTGACAACCGATCAGATGACCAATATAGTTCAAAATGCAACGGGGGTTCAAGGTATAACTGTTACATCATCAAGTGCAAATCAGATGACACTTGAAATTCCTGGTCAAGCAGCAGATGTGGTAACACTTTCTAATGCTATAGCCGGAACTGCCACCATACAAAGCTTTGAATCGGTTGGACCTCTTTTAAGTTCAAAAGCCTTGTCTCAAGTTTATTTTGCACTTGCGTTTGCATTTCTGTTCATGTCCATAACAGTTTTTATTATATTCCGAAATCTGGTGCCTTCGCTTGCTGTAATAGCTGCTGCATTATGTGATATAATAATCGCAGTAGGTGGAATGTCGCTATTTGGAATTCCGCTTTCAGTTGCAACTGTTGGTGCACTTTTAATGCTCATAGGATACAGTGTTGATACAGATATACTTCTGACAACTAGAGTATTAAAAAGAAGGGAAGGTTCCATAAATGAAAGAGCATTAGATGCCATGAAAACTGGTTTCACAATGGCTGCAGCAGCCATAGGATCAATGGTGGCACTGTACCTTTCAGTGAGATTCTTAATGCCTTACGCTCAGATACTTGAACAAATTGCAGCTGTACTCATAATTGGATTGATTGCAGATGTTCTTGCAACGTGGCTCATGAACCTTGGAATTCTTAGATGGTACATGGAGGGTCGCAGATGA
- a CDS encoding flavodoxin family protein, whose protein sequence is MKTVILYYSRTRKTAHVAKTLADEIQADTKEVMDLKDRMGVVNYLGSSIDALRENKTIIKPDTFDLSEYGLVYIGTPTWAAKPAPAIITMIDKCNLKGKDIILFSTMGSSGGSKAIERMREKVEARGGRLVNSFSIKTGGKKIEDINNETKKISEEKDLKIYGI, encoded by the coding sequence ATGAAAACTGTAATTTTATATTACTCTCGCACCCGGAAAACTGCTCATGTTGCTAAAACATTGGCAGATGAAATTCAGGCAGATACAAAGGAAGTTATGGATCTTAAGGATAGAATGGGAGTAGTAAACTATCTTGGCTCATCTATTGATGCCCTAAGAGAAAATAAAACTATAATTAAACCGGATACATTTGATCTTAGCGAGTATGGTCTGGTCTATATTGGTACACCTACATGGGCAGCAAAACCTGCTCCTGCCATAATAACCATGATTGACAAGTGCAATTTAAAAGGTAAAGATATAATCCTGTTTTCTACCATGGGAAGTAGCGGAGGATCAAAAGCCATAGAAAGAATGAGGGAAAAGGTAGAAGCTAGAGGTGGAAGATTGGTAAATTCCTTCTCAATTAAAACTGGTGGAAAAAAAATTGAAGATATTAATAATGAGACCAAAAAGATCTCTGAAGAAAAGGATCTTAAAATATATGGAATTTAA